In Oryza sativa Japonica Group chromosome 1, ASM3414082v1, the genomic stretch TAGTCAATCGAGAGAATAAAAACTTTAATATCGCCAGACGCCAGCAAGAACGGTACACCTTATACCTCGTATTTTCTTTACGATGAATCCAATTAGAATCAAAGGAAGAACAGGAGTAACAACTCCAGAAATGGTGATCAATGCGATATCCGTTTTGCTCATGCCCCctgcacacacacatatatatatatatgaaaattgaGCACAACATTTTGAAAAGGTAAACTGAGTGCTGCACTTTGCATGAGTGAGATTCTCAGAAAACTTCtgcaagttaaattttaaattacatGCTTGTAAAGTGATACAAGCAACGAGACGACGTCTCCTCGAGAGTTTAAAATTCACTCTCGTTTAGTTTCGGACGTACGTACCTTTCTGTTTTGGCATATGAATCTTGATCGTCTCGTTGCTTTCTAGGAAGAAGCGATCGACCTCGTACCTCAGGTTGCACCGGACCCCGAGAATCCGGCCGCCGAGGCGGTAGTCGGCGGCGCCAGTGAACCACCTCGGCATCTGCGAGGCGATGCCGGAGAGGCAGCTCAGGCAGCCGGCCGGCGAGAGGTCCGGCGTGCACTGCACGAGCGCGAAGATGACGAGGTCGGGGCTGCTTCTGCACTGCTGCTCAACCAGCCCGAGGCGGGTCGCGCCCACGTCCAGCTCCCCGAACCCGGCCTCCCCCGTCGCGTACCCGCGCTTCGACGAGTTCCACGCGGCGAACTCGGCGGTGGTGTTGATCAGCTCCATGACGCGGTCGCcgaacgcggcggcgccggccacgcCGTTCATGTTCCACGTGACCCACGCCGGCGCGTTGGTCAGGCTGGCGCGGAAGTCCTCGCCGGAGAACCGGAACATGTGCTCGTCGTAGTAGACGGTCACGTCCCTGAAGCCGGCGCAGAAGACGCCGTGGTCGATGGCGTCCCTGAACGCCTTGCGGAGGCCGCCGGCGCAGGCGTCGCCGGCGTAGTCGCCGCGGCAGAGCGCGATGCCGTAGACCGCGTCTGGCGCGGCGCCGAAGCTGTcggaggcgaaggcggtggcCCTCGCCTCCGCGAGGAGCAGCGAGGCCAGCGCCCTGAGGTTGGCCTCGTACGTGCTGTTCGGCTCGTACTTGCCGCCGGACAGGCTGCAGTTGTAGTGCAGCGGGTTCACCTCCTGCGAGGCCACCGCCtgatcttcaccgccggccgccgcccatgTCGGCGACGAGAGGAGTACTGTGacagcaaggaggaggaggaggatgtggAGTTGCATGGCACTGGAGAGTGTGTAGAGAAATTATTAGAGGGCTTTACTCTTGAGAGCAAGTTGTATGTGTGCTACGTATGAATGCTCCTTTGTGAGCGTCCTACCTTGCATTATATATAGGAGCAATGGAGCATGTATAGAAAATTTCCTACAATCCCGGCGGCGCTACAACACACACCACACATCGAACTTTCTTAATCCTTTTATGCGTCTGAATTTTGTCTTATTTTCTACGTAATCTCCATGCCTATTTCGTTAGTTTTAACTGTAAGTTAAtcgataaatttattttctaaaaatgaCTACATGTCCCTCCTTTCTTATACTTTTGTGTTACATACTTCATAAATCTCATgtcaaaaattttaatttagagaaaatttcataaaaccatAGATACTTTgaccaaacta encodes the following:
- the LOC107276206 gene encoding cysteine-rich receptor-like protein kinase 10, which translates into the protein MQLHILLLLLAVTVLLSSPTWAAAGGEDQAVASQEVNPLHYNCSLSGGKYEPNSTYEANLRALASLLLAEARATAFASDSFGAAPDAVYGIALCRGDYAGDACAGGLRKAFRDAIDHGVFCAGFRDVTVYYDEHMFRFSGEDFRASLTNAPAWVTWNMNGVAGAAAFGDRVMELINTTAEFAAWNSSKRGYATGEAGFGELDVGATRLGLVEQQCRSSPDLVIFALVQCTPDLSPAGCLSCLSGIASQMPRWFTGAADYRLGGRILGVRCNLRYEVDRFFLESNETIKIHMPKQKDCKLRRELGDWEKTVTEEIDERFSLYPFSMIRDATENFSAENRLGHGSFGQVYRGILQNGLQIAAKRLDQTTWQGLEEFLNEIRIIIRLQHANLVRLLGCCVNRKEQILVYEYMPNRSLDYVLSDRERGASLSWFMRRHIINGIAQGLDYLHNHAPEGLIIIHRDMKLSNILLDSENNPKISDFGIARKFCLNGTEPYVTHPVGTP